A part of Microthrixaceae bacterium genomic DNA contains:
- a CDS encoding zinc-binding dehydrogenase, whose protein sequence is MQAWTLRESPGHYRFEEIADPPLGPGDVRVEPVTSALNHMDLWLTRGLPRPHLPHVPGCDVAGVIEAVGSDVKGFEVGQEVVVNPSVCPIATVVAHGDDAPMYPGLQIVGEQRWGGHGGLLVVPARNVVLRPSGRSWAESAAFPLAALTAYRMLRRGRLQAGESVLIVGVGGGVSMAALALAKKMGAVPYVTSRDAAKRKKAVELGAADAFDSAGPFPVSCDVVIESVGPATWESSMRALKPGGRLVVCGGTSGPVVELNLPRLFFKQYEVIGSTMGGYGEFNDVVSLVDQDLDVVVDVEMPLADYPDALERLGTGEQMGKIVLHHR, encoded by the coding sequence ATGCAGGCATGGACGCTCCGGGAATCGCCCGGTCATTACCGGTTCGAGGAGATCGCCGACCCGCCGCTCGGTCCTGGAGATGTGAGGGTCGAACCAGTCACGTCAGCACTCAACCACATGGACCTGTGGCTCACCCGTGGCCTCCCTCGTCCTCACCTTCCTCACGTGCCTGGCTGTGACGTGGCCGGTGTCATCGAGGCGGTGGGGTCCGACGTCAAAGGGTTCGAGGTGGGCCAGGAGGTTGTGGTGAACCCGTCGGTCTGTCCGATCGCCACTGTCGTGGCCCACGGCGATGATGCGCCCATGTACCCCGGTCTCCAGATCGTGGGCGAACAGCGATGGGGAGGACACGGAGGCCTCCTGGTGGTGCCGGCTCGGAACGTGGTGCTCCGACCCTCAGGTCGATCGTGGGCCGAATCGGCGGCCTTTCCGCTGGCGGCTCTGACCGCATATCGCATGTTGAGACGCGGTCGGTTGCAGGCGGGGGAGAGCGTTCTGATTGTGGGCGTCGGTGGCGGGGTGTCCATGGCCGCCCTGGCCCTGGCCAAGAAGATGGGAGCCGTTCCATACGTGACGTCACGGGATGCTGCCAAGCGCAAGAAGGCGGTTGAGCTCGGTGCTGCTGATGCCTTCGACTCCGCGGGACCGTTTCCGGTGTCGTGCGACGTCGTGATCGAGAGCGTCGGCCCGGCAACGTGGGAATCGTCCATGAGGGCGCTCAAACCGGGGGGCCGACTGGTGGTCTGCGGCGGGACCTCGGGTCCGGTGGTCGAGCTCAACCTTCCCCGCTTGTTCTTCAAACAGTACGAGGTGATCGGCTCGACGATGGGCGGCTACGGCGAGTTCAACGACGTGGTCTCCCTGGTCGACCAGGATCTCGACGTCGTGGTCGACGTCGAAATGCCCCTTGCTGACTATCCCGACGCCCTAGAGCGACTGGGCACCGGTGAGCAGATGGGCAAGATCGTCCTCCACCACCGCTGA
- a CDS encoding DUF1800 domain-containing protein yields MSISDTSTQVRSDVAHLARRAGFGLNVDDVDALAAEGYEAAVERVITGLAGPDLPADSVPTPQFDSALIILARDSQDESIRDAARRSESQQRRDLVRWWLERMVVAREPWREKITFLWHDHFATSLTKVPLPELMWIQHSTIQRLGSGRFDDLVHALSRDGAMLLWLDGHQSRVGAPNENYARELMELFTLGHTAPGAGTHPDHSAAPYTELDVAEVARALTGWQIDRGTGEGVFRPTRHDAGSKTILGSTGRFGLDDVVRLTTSNAACAPHVVSRLWSRLGAPAGPDDPVVTELAGPFAKDLDTAGLLRRMFLHDAFRSRETKAALVKTPVEWVVGTLRALRLSLPEGAERLLVTLGQVPFAPPDVSGWPSNRAWLSTASAQARLAAASAVSGLADLTDLDQAKPADRLEMVARWLGVVAWKPSSLAALTSHRDDPARLLTLALVSPEYLVA; encoded by the coding sequence ATGTCGATCAGCGATACCTCCACCCAAGTGAGATCAGACGTGGCCCACCTGGCGCGGCGGGCAGGATTCGGGCTGAACGTCGACGACGTCGACGCGCTGGCAGCCGAGGGTTACGAGGCCGCTGTGGAACGGGTGATCACCGGCCTGGCCGGTCCAGACCTTCCGGCCGACAGCGTGCCGACTCCGCAGTTCGACTCGGCCCTGATCATCTTGGCCCGAGACAGCCAAGACGAGTCCATTCGGGACGCAGCCCGCAGGTCCGAGAGTCAGCAACGTCGTGACCTGGTTCGTTGGTGGTTGGAACGCATGGTGGTGGCTCGGGAGCCGTGGCGAGAGAAGATCACCTTCCTGTGGCACGACCACTTCGCCACCAGCCTGACCAAAGTGCCGCTACCTGAGTTGATGTGGATCCAGCACTCCACCATCCAACGTCTGGGGTCGGGTCGATTCGATGACCTGGTGCACGCTCTGAGCCGTGATGGAGCCATGCTCTTGTGGCTGGACGGTCACCAGAGCCGCGTCGGGGCACCCAACGAGAACTACGCCCGGGAGCTGATGGAGTTGTTCACGCTGGGGCACACTGCCCCGGGAGCTGGCACCCACCCCGATCACAGTGCCGCTCCCTACACCGAACTTGATGTGGCCGAGGTGGCCCGAGCTCTCACCGGCTGGCAGATCGATCGCGGGACTGGGGAGGGCGTCTTCCGTCCCACCCGCCATGACGCTGGCTCAAAGACCATCTTGGGCAGCACCGGTCGTTTCGGGCTCGACGACGTCGTGAGGCTCACCACGTCGAACGCCGCCTGTGCCCCCCACGTTGTGTCACGCCTCTGGAGTCGACTCGGAGCCCCGGCCGGCCCCGATGACCCGGTGGTGACAGAGTTGGCCGGACCTTTCGCGAAAGATCTTGACACCGCCGGGCTTCTTCGTCGGATGTTCCTCCACGACGCCTTCCGTTCCAGGGAGACGAAGGCGGCTTTGGTGAAAACGCCGGTGGAATGGGTGGTCGGAACCCTGCGTGCATTGCGACTCTCACTCCCAGAGGGTGCTGAACGGTTGCTGGTGACGCTTGGCCAGGTCCCTTTCGCCCCGCCCGATGTATCGGGTTGGCCGTCTAACCGGGCCTGGTTGTCCACGGCGTCGGCCCAAGCACGGCTGGCCGCCGCCTCGGCGGTGAGCGGCCTCGCCGATCTCACCGATCTGGATCAGGCGAAGCCCGCGGATCGCCTGGAGATGGTGGCCAGATGGCTCGGAGTGGTGGCATGGAAGCCATCGAGCCTTGCCGCCTTGACCTCCCATCGAGACGACCCAGCCCGGCTCCTGACGCTTGCCCTCGTGTCACCCGAGTACCTCGTTGCCTGA
- a CDS encoding DUF1501 domain-containing protein, with translation MSASMPISRRHFLGGAAAVSGAALVGCSTESGPRAGAATTSTSPPSLGGGDDGILVLVNLDGGNDGLNTVCPSEDGRYRSARGALALDPNATHPLSEGFGLHPALSRTKQIWDRGDLAIVHGVGFSGLDRSHFHCRDVWQAANDRPTNGWVGRWLDSTEHDAMAAVAVDRLLPLVLRGDLRSGAVVPPAPFTLPDEAALSSALNRMGKTHRSQTELEAAVAASIGDLMGVGEMVAPVLSHLDGDEQVGTGHSLTAKLETVAALIAADLGTRVFTVQLGGFDTHASQLATHAALLGELDSAIARFLDLIGNRPVTVAVWSEFGRRVAANASEGTDHGKASVMLVAGQVKGGHHGDPSMLNRLDDGDLATTMDFRSVLGGLAEGVLGLDSADVVGKSYKPLSLV, from the coding sequence ATGAGCGCGAGCATGCCCATCAGTAGGCGTCATTTCCTGGGTGGTGCGGCGGCCGTCAGCGGCGCAGCCTTGGTTGGATGCAGCACCGAATCCGGTCCGCGGGCAGGCGCGGCCACGACCTCCACCTCGCCACCTTCCCTCGGTGGCGGCGATGACGGAATCCTGGTTCTGGTCAACCTTGACGGAGGTAACGACGGCTTGAACACCGTGTGTCCGTCCGAGGACGGCCGGTACCGTTCGGCCCGCGGCGCACTGGCGTTGGACCCCAATGCAACCCACCCGCTGTCCGAAGGCTTTGGACTGCATCCCGCACTGTCTCGGACCAAACAGATCTGGGACCGCGGAGACCTGGCAATCGTCCATGGTGTCGGGTTCTCGGGCCTCGATCGGAGCCACTTCCACTGTCGAGACGTATGGCAAGCCGCAAACGACAGACCCACCAACGGCTGGGTTGGACGTTGGCTGGACTCCACCGAACACGACGCAATGGCCGCAGTGGCCGTCGACAGGCTCTTGCCGTTGGTGCTACGGGGAGACCTGCGCAGTGGAGCGGTCGTACCGCCTGCGCCGTTCACTCTGCCCGATGAGGCGGCGCTGAGCTCCGCTCTCAACAGAATGGGGAAAACCCATCGGTCACAGACCGAACTGGAGGCGGCGGTGGCGGCATCCATCGGTGACCTGATGGGTGTTGGCGAGATGGTGGCCCCGGTTCTGAGTCATCTCGATGGTGACGAACAGGTTGGGACCGGACACTCGCTTACCGCCAAGCTCGAGACTGTTGCCGCCCTGATTGCGGCCGATCTGGGAACGAGGGTGTTCACGGTTCAGCTCGGTGGCTTCGACACCCACGCCAGCCAGCTCGCTACCCACGCAGCCCTACTTGGTGAGTTGGACAGTGCCATTGCTCGATTCCTGGACCTAATCGGGAACAGGCCGGTGACGGTGGCCGTGTGGAGCGAGTTCGGGCGGCGGGTAGCTGCCAACGCCAGCGAAGGCACCGACCATGGCAAGGCGTCGGTCATGCTGGTCGCTGGACAGGTGAAGGGCGGCCACCACGGTGATCCCTCGATGCTGAATCGCCTCGATGACGGTGACCTGGCCACGACCATGGACTTCAGATCGGTTCTGGGTGGACTGGCCGAAGGGGTGCTGGGACTCGACTCGGCCGACGTTGTCGGAAAGAGCTACAAGCCGCTTTCGCTGGTCTGA
- a CDS encoding M20 family metallopeptidase encodes MVDIDVLKVRADEVVTARSEELVAVSRALHSHPELAFAEHRAHDLLADILERSGLEVERGTCGIPTAFAGRAGSSGPTVAVLCEYDALPGIGHACGHNVIGAAGVGAAIAAAAVADEAGGRVLVLGTPAEEGGGGKVGLAVAGAFDDVDAALMVHPAGLDLARITAIAIQQVHVTYHGRAAHAAAAPHVGRNALDAAVLGYQAVAALRQHIRPDERVHGIFTDGGEAPNVVPARAAMHWYVRSPTVDGLTELKQRVLAALESGASATGCTMEHTWVDPAYANMVDNEAILERYRLNSTRSGRAVIEPRPDEAVVGSTDMGNISHLVPSIHPMIAVSTPGVPIHTTEFARFAGSESGDRAVLDGARTMAATVIDLWAQPGLLDEVRREFEDQKAAGVVTGRPTV; translated from the coding sequence ATGGTCGACATCGATGTGCTCAAGGTCCGCGCCGATGAGGTGGTCACCGCCAGATCAGAGGAGCTGGTGGCGGTATCGAGGGCGCTCCACTCCCATCCAGAGCTTGCCTTCGCCGAGCACCGAGCCCACGATCTGCTCGCCGACATTCTCGAACGCTCGGGTCTGGAAGTGGAACGGGGAACTTGTGGGATCCCGACTGCGTTTGCGGGGCGCGCTGGTTCGTCCGGACCGACCGTGGCCGTTCTTTGCGAATACGACGCCCTTCCCGGAATCGGTCACGCCTGTGGCCACAACGTGATCGGGGCCGCGGGCGTTGGCGCCGCGATCGCGGCAGCAGCGGTGGCCGACGAGGCGGGCGGGCGGGTGCTCGTCCTGGGGACTCCGGCCGAGGAAGGTGGCGGCGGAAAGGTGGGATTGGCCGTTGCCGGTGCGTTCGATGACGTGGACGCGGCCTTGATGGTGCATCCCGCCGGGCTCGACCTGGCCCGTATCACCGCCATCGCAATCCAGCAGGTCCACGTGACCTATCACGGACGAGCCGCACATGCGGCCGCGGCGCCCCACGTCGGAAGGAACGCCCTCGATGCTGCTGTCCTCGGATATCAAGCGGTGGCAGCGCTGCGTCAGCACATCCGCCCCGACGAGCGGGTGCACGGGATCTTCACCGACGGAGGCGAGGCTCCCAACGTGGTGCCGGCTCGGGCCGCGATGCACTGGTATGTGCGGTCGCCAACGGTAGATGGGCTGACCGAGCTCAAGCAGAGGGTGCTTGCTGCCCTCGAGTCGGGAGCATCGGCCACCGGCTGCACCATGGAGCACACCTGGGTCGATCCCGCCTACGCCAACATGGTCGACAACGAGGCCATCTTGGAGCGGTATCGGCTCAACTCGACTCGCAGCGGTAGAGCAGTGATCGAGCCTCGGCCCGACGAAGCGGTGGTGGGCAGCACCGACATGGGAAACATCAGCCATCTGGTTCCATCGATCCACCCGATGATCGCCGTGTCGACGCCGGGGGTGCCGATCCACACCACTGAGTTCGCGCGGTTCGCCGGCTCGGAGTCAGGCGACCGTGCCGTCCTCGACGGGGCGCGAACCATGGCCGCTACCGTCATCGACCTGTGGGCCCAGCCCGGCTTGCTAGACGAGGTACGCCGCGAATTCGAGGACCAGAAGGCCGCCGGGGTCGTGACCGGTAGACCCACGGTCTGA